One window from the genome of Roseisolibacter agri encodes:
- a CDS encoding phosphoribosylanthranilate isomerase has translation MSARVRLKVCCIASHGEVALAVAHGADAVGLVSAMPSGPGVIDEALIAELAPRVPPPVATFLLTSGTDAATIIAQARRCAVNTLQLVDAVSPDALVTLRAELPAVRLVQVIHVLDDASVREALEVAPLVDALLLDSGNPRLAVKELGGTGRVHDWALSRAIRDGAGVPVFLAGGLRAENVGEAVAAVAPFGVDVCSGVRTGGHLDAAKLDAFARALAAS, from the coding sequence GTGAGCGCGCGCGTCCGGCTCAAGGTCTGCTGCATCGCGTCGCACGGCGAGGTCGCGCTCGCGGTGGCGCACGGGGCCGACGCGGTCGGCCTCGTGTCCGCGATGCCGAGCGGTCCCGGCGTGATCGACGAGGCGCTGATCGCGGAGCTGGCGCCACGCGTGCCGCCGCCGGTCGCGACCTTCCTGCTGACGTCCGGCACCGACGCCGCGACGATCATCGCGCAGGCGCGCCGCTGCGCGGTCAACACGCTGCAGCTCGTGGACGCGGTCTCGCCCGACGCGCTCGTGACGCTGCGCGCCGAGTTGCCCGCCGTGCGGCTGGTGCAGGTGATCCACGTGCTCGACGACGCGTCGGTGCGCGAGGCGCTCGAGGTGGCGCCGCTCGTCGATGCGCTGCTGCTCGACTCCGGCAATCCGCGCCTCGCGGTCAAGGAGCTCGGCGGCACGGGCCGCGTGCACGACTGGGCGTTGAGCCGCGCGATCCGTGACGGCGCGGGCGTCCCGGTGTTCCTCGCGGGCGGCCTGCGCGCGGAGAACGTCGGCGAGGCGGTGGCCGCGGTGGCGCCGTTCGGCGTGGACGTGTGCAGCGGCGTGCGCACCGGCGGGCATCTGGACGCCGCGAAGCTCGACGCGTTCGCGCGCGCGCTCGCCGCATCGTGA